A region from the Methanofollis liminatans DSM 4140 genome encodes:
- the ppk1 gene encoding polyphosphate kinase 1 — MIGPDDAHAMNSEKEGCDLLDLDAPGLYINRELSWLSFNRRVLEEAQDPAHPLLERLKFLAICGSNLDEFFMARVSGLLRQVEEGALETPPDGMTPGEQLAAIRTEVRSLYPAYAHCWEDALLPALRDAGIAIDRVADLDPSLRAALRQIFETSILPTLTPMAFDAARPFPFISSLALSLAVVVRDGDCSSRFARVKVPVGLFGRFYPVDARSFVLLEDLVAANLDLLFPGMEIAGAWAFRVTRDAEIEVQIEEGSDLLTAVEEGVAHRRTADAVRLEVAADMPADLVSFLAPHTGLLPEQVYRSPAPLALSDLWSLHALDRPDLRDAPFLPAVPPLLDPPEAAAERLRREDLLLYHPYDSFAAFVRFLSHAADDPAVLAIKITLYRIGADSPVLDALLAARKNGKQVTVLVELKAKFDETENISWARTLERAGVHVVLGHPHLKVHAKICLIVMRHDNGILRIVHLGSGNYNPVTTRIYGDLSYMTVDPAIADDASRLFNALTGYARPPGYKRLLVAPDYLRDGIVARINREIERHQAHGDGYIAWKMNGLLDRDVIRALYRASRAGVRVDLNVRGLCALRPGVPGVSENIRVLSIVGRFLEHARIYYFHNGGEPEVLLGSADMMPRNLKRRVEVLFPVPDPSLAREVKRIFDVHFADTVKGRWLCPDGTYLRARPGGEIEPLSSQDWLIANRGVWHGRT; from the coding sequence ATGATCGGGCCGGACGATGCACATGCCATGAACAGCGAGAAGGAGGGGTGCGATCTCCTGGACCTCGACGCTCCAGGGCTCTATATCAACCGGGAACTCTCGTGGCTCTCGTTCAACCGCCGGGTGCTCGAGGAGGCGCAGGACCCCGCCCACCCCCTCCTCGAGCGGCTGAAGTTCCTCGCCATCTGCGGGAGCAACCTCGACGAGTTCTTCATGGCCCGGGTCTCCGGGCTTTTGCGGCAGGTCGAGGAGGGGGCCCTCGAGACCCCGCCCGACGGGATGACGCCGGGAGAGCAGCTCGCCGCCATCCGCACCGAAGTCCGCTCCCTCTACCCGGCCTATGCGCACTGCTGGGAGGACGCCCTCCTCCCGGCCCTCAGGGACGCCGGGATCGCGATCGACCGGGTGGCCGACCTCGACCCCTCTCTGCGGGCGGCCCTGCGGCAGATCTTCGAGACCTCCATCCTCCCCACCCTCACCCCGATGGCCTTCGACGCCGCCCGTCCCTTCCCCTTCATCTCGAGCCTGGCCCTCTCCCTCGCGGTCGTCGTCAGGGACGGCGACTGCTCATCCCGCTTCGCCAGGGTGAAGGTGCCGGTCGGGCTCTTCGGCCGGTTCTACCCGGTGGACGCCCGCTCCTTCGTCCTCCTCGAAGACCTGGTGGCGGCGAACCTCGACCTCCTCTTTCCGGGGATGGAGATCGCCGGGGCCTGGGCCTTCAGGGTGACGCGCGACGCCGAGATCGAGGTCCAGATCGAGGAGGGCTCCGACCTCCTCACCGCCGTCGAGGAGGGCGTCGCCCACCGCCGCACCGCCGACGCCGTCCGCCTGGAGGTCGCCGCCGATATGCCCGCCGATCTCGTCTCCTTCCTTGCCCCGCACACCGGGCTTCTCCCGGAGCAGGTCTATCGCTCCCCGGCCCCGCTCGCCCTCTCCGACCTCTGGAGCCTCCACGCCCTCGACCGCCCCGACCTCAGGGACGCCCCCTTCCTGCCGGCCGTCCCGCCCCTCCTCGACCCCCCGGAGGCGGCGGCCGAACGGCTGCGCCGGGAAGACCTCCTCCTCTACCACCCCTACGACAGCTTCGCCGCCTTCGTCAGGTTCCTCTCCCACGCCGCGGACGACCCGGCGGTGCTGGCGATCAAGATCACCCTCTACCGGATCGGGGCGGACTCGCCGGTGCTCGACGCCCTTCTCGCCGCCCGGAAGAACGGCAAACAGGTGACGGTCCTCGTCGAACTGAAGGCGAAGTTCGACGAGACCGAGAACATCTCCTGGGCCCGGACCCTGGAGCGGGCCGGGGTCCACGTCGTCCTGGGCCACCCGCACCTGAAGGTGCACGCGAAGATCTGCCTGATCGTCATGCGCCACGACAACGGGATCCTGCGGATCGTCCATCTCGGCTCGGGCAACTACAACCCGGTGACGACCCGCATCTACGGCGACCTCTCGTATATGACGGTCGATCCCGCGATCGCCGACGACGCGAGCCGCCTCTTCAACGCCCTCACCGGCTACGCCCGCCCGCCCGGCTACAAACGGCTCCTGGTCGCCCCTGACTACCTCAGGGACGGGATCGTCGCCCGGATCAACCGGGAGATCGAGCGGCACCAGGCGCACGGCGACGGTTATATTGCCTGGAAGATGAACGGCCTCCTGGACAGGGACGTGATCAGGGCGCTCTACCGCGCCTCGCGCGCCGGCGTGCGGGTGGACCTGAACGTCCGGGGCCTCTGCGCCCTGCGGCCCGGCGTGCCCGGCGTCTCGGAGAACATCCGCGTCCTCTCGATCGTCGGGCGGTTCCTGGAGCACGCCCGGATCTATTACTTCCACAACGGCGGCGAGCCCGAGGTGCTCCTGGGCAGCGCCGACATGATGCCGCGGAACCTGAAGCGGCGGGTCGAGGTGCTCTTCCCGGTGCCGGACCCCTCGCTCGCCCGTGAGGTGAAGCGGATCTTCGACGTCCATTTCGCCGACACGGTGAAGGGGCGCTGGCTCTGTCCCGACGGCACCTATCTCCGCGCCCGGCCCGGCGGGGAGATCGAACCGCTCTCCTCGCAGGACTGGCTGATCGCGAACAGGGGGGTCTGGCATGGCAGGACCTGA
- a CDS encoding HD domain-containing protein has translation MKRDEVAAFAARYDPDPPHARQVERLSLLLFDALAPLHRLGEAEREVLSSAALLHDIGWVGGVQGHHKRSCLMVLEDKTLPFSDEERTLVALVARYHRRALPARKHPLFAALSPEDQATVSALAAILRVADGLDVGHAGAVAGLACTLGEEAVTVALTPCGPVDAEVRAAEKKGDLFRAIYRRDLVVRPREQNGQV, from the coding sequence ATGAAGAGGGATGAGGTCGCCGCCTTTGCGGCCCGCTACGACCCCGATCCCCCGCACGCCCGCCAGGTGGAGCGTTTATCTCTCCTCCTCTTCGACGCCCTCGCCCCCCTCCACCGCCTGGGCGAGGCGGAGCGGGAGGTCCTCTCCTCCGCCGCCCTCCTCCACGACATCGGGTGGGTCGGCGGGGTGCAGGGGCACCACAAACGCTCCTGCCTGATGGTCCTGGAGGATAAGACCCTCCCCTTCAGCGACGAGGAGCGCACCCTCGTCGCCCTGGTCGCCCGGTACCACCGCCGCGCCCTCCCCGCGAGAAAGCACCCCCTCTTTGCCGCCCTCTCCCCGGAAGACCAGGCGACCGTCTCCGCCCTCGCGGCGATCCTCAGGGTCGCCGACGGCCTGGACGTCGGGCACGCCGGGGCCGTCGCCGGTCTCGCCTGCACCCTCGGGGAGGAGGCGGTGACGGTCGCCCTGACCCCCTGCGGGCCCGTGGACGCCGAGGTGCGGGCGGCCGAGAAGAAGGGCGACCTCTTCAGGGCGATCTACCGGAGAGACCTGGTGGTCCGCCCCCGCGAACAAAATGGGCAGGTATAA
- a CDS encoding CHAD domain-containing protein codes for MAGPDPEYCRFGSGVLGTYAEHLAAEADGVRAAADIEHIHRMRVASRRLRAALPIFAECFGRGAYRRWRREIREVTRALGAARDADVQIAFLRSYLATVPAEGEPRFGLHFSAEAGGAAAPAAPLRTGVECLLLRLSQRRAALQPAVAAAMDDLEAAGTAGAIAAACRERMAGADVRSPYALEQAFVHISLCLDDLFSHAASVADPAAEKEHHAMRIAAKRLRYTMETFAPLYPGELKSEIAALKKLQDYLGDIHDCDVWAAFLPGFLEEERERCRTYFGHEGAMAAIEPGILRLREERMARRRALFDDFAAYWADLGRSGSWDGLGDAIGGGKPVTIALIGDVHANLPALEAVLRDARERGAIAVLDAGDAVGYGPFPEETVAYLREQGVLSVVGNYDRQVLAAGGKKKALPKDPEKRLAVRWAYEHLSKEGRSSLASLPEHRRLAPGSRRILLCHGSPEAIDEYLDADTPASRLAAIARTASADVIVSGHAHRPSAREVGGVWFVNTGSVGRPDDGDPRACYALLQTSPFSVCHLRVPYDVERTVAAVLEAGLPPSFARIFLEGRPLDALDGGEVSVSCTVEEDHEEG; via the coding sequence ATGGCAGGACCTGACCCCGAATACTGCCGCTTCGGCTCGGGGGTCCTGGGGACATATGCCGAACACCTTGCCGCCGAGGCCGACGGCGTCAGGGCGGCCGCCGATATCGAGCACATCCACCGGATGCGGGTCGCCTCCAGGCGGCTGCGGGCGGCCCTCCCGATCTTCGCCGAATGTTTCGGGAGAGGTGCGTACCGGCGGTGGCGGCGGGAGATCAGGGAGGTGACCCGCGCCCTGGGGGCGGCACGGGACGCCGACGTCCAGATCGCCTTCCTGCGTTCGTACCTGGCGACGGTCCCGGCAGAGGGGGAGCCTCGTTTCGGCCTGCATTTTTCTGCGGAGGCGGGTGGGGCGGCGGCCCCGGCCGCGCCCCTCCGCACCGGCGTCGAGTGCCTCCTCCTGCGGCTCTCGCAGAGGAGGGCGGCCCTCCAGCCGGCCGTGGCGGCGGCGATGGACGACCTGGAGGCGGCCGGCACCGCCGGGGCGATCGCGGCGGCCTGCCGGGAGCGGATGGCGGGCGCCGACGTCCGTTCGCCCTACGCTCTCGAGCAGGCGTTCGTCCACATCTCCCTCTGCCTGGACGACCTCTTCTCGCACGCCGCCTCAGTCGCCGACCCGGCGGCGGAGAAAGAGCACCATGCGATGCGGATCGCCGCAAAGCGTCTCCGCTATACGATGGAGACCTTCGCCCCCCTCTATCCCGGGGAGCTGAAGAGCGAGATCGCCGCCCTCAAAAAACTCCAGGACTACCTCGGCGACATCCACGACTGCGACGTCTGGGCGGCGTTCCTCCCCGGTTTCCTGGAGGAGGAGCGGGAGCGGTGCCGCACCTATTTCGGGCACGAGGGGGCGATGGCCGCGATCGAGCCCGGCATCCTCCGCCTCAGGGAGGAGCGGATGGCGCGGCGCCGGGCGCTCTTCGACGATTTCGCCGCGTACTGGGCCGATCTCGGGAGGAGCGGCTCCTGGGACGGGCTCGGCGATGCGATCGGCGGCGGCAAACCGGTGACGATCGCCCTGATCGGCGACGTCCACGCCAACCTCCCGGCCCTCGAGGCGGTGCTCAGGGACGCCCGCGAGCGCGGGGCGATCGCCGTCCTGGACGCCGGGGACGCCGTCGGCTACGGCCCCTTCCCCGAGGAGACGGTCGCGTACCTCAGGGAGCAGGGGGTGCTCTCGGTGGTCGGCAACTACGACCGCCAGGTGCTCGCCGCCGGCGGGAAGAAAAAAGCCCTCCCGAAGGACCCGGAGAAGCGCCTCGCCGTCCGCTGGGCGTACGAGCATCTCTCGAAGGAGGGGCGGTCCTCCCTCGCCTCCCTCCCCGAGCACCGCCGCCTCGCCCCGGGCAGCCGCCGCATCCTCCTCTGCCACGGCAGCCCGGAGGCGATCGACGAGTACCTCGACGCCGACACCCCGGCCTCCCGCCTGGCGGCGATCGCCCGGACCGCTTCGGCCGACGTGATCGTCTCGGGCCATGCCCACCGCCCGTCGGCGCGGGAGGTCGGCGGGGTCTGGTTCGTGAACACCGGGAGCGTGGGCCGCCCGGACGACGGCGACCCGCGGGCGTGCTACGCCCTCCTCCAGACCAGCCCCTTCTCGGTCTGCCACCTCCGGGTGCCCTACGACGTCGAGCGCACGGTCGCCGCCGTCCTCGAGGCGGGCCTCCCGCCCTCTTTCGCCCGGATCTTCCTGGAGGGGCGGCCCCTCGACGCCCTGGACGGCGGGGAGGTCTCGGTCTCCTGCACGGTCGAGGAGGACCATGAAGAGGGATGA
- a CDS encoding acyltransferase family protein, translating to MQTPPRHGNNFDLIRLAAALVIVVSHAYVLQIGYAAMPATAPLLLVGYAALAALFTISGHLIPLSWLAQPDAARFFWKRSLRVLPGLVGAVLFTLFLIGPLATTLSPEGYFSALFSGAVATLPFFEDGSALGLFVANPVSFVNASLWTIPVECTMYVLVVALGLLGVLRKRSALLVLIAANLLLWLALYHDPALSKVRFTLYFLIGAYLSIHHPHLRYDGPTAFFLALALVAAAGTPLCSFLALVAIPYIVLWFAGLQVPALNRFGTHGDFSYGVYIYAYPVQQAIVLFLGPSLPLWLFCLLSIGITFPFAYLSWNLIEKRALGLKQVDLKSVRSALFSPD from the coding sequence TCCCATGCGTATGTCCTGCAGATCGGCTACGCCGCCATGCCGGCCACGGCCCCCCTCCTCCTGGTCGGCTACGCCGCCCTTGCCGCCCTCTTTACGATCAGCGGCCATTTGATCCCGTTGAGCTGGCTCGCTCAGCCGGACGCCGCCCGTTTCTTCTGGAAACGCTCCCTCCGGGTGCTTCCCGGCCTGGTCGGCGCCGTCCTCTTCACCCTCTTTCTCATCGGCCCTCTCGCCACCACCCTCTCCCCCGAAGGATATTTTTCCGCCCTGTTCTCGGGGGCGGTCGCCACCCTCCCCTTCTTCGAGGACGGATCGGCCCTCGGGCTCTTCGTCGCAAACCCGGTCTCGTTCGTGAACGCCTCCCTCTGGACGATCCCGGTGGAGTGCACGATGTACGTCCTGGTCGTCGCCCTCGGCCTCCTCGGGGTGCTCAGGAAGCGGTCCGCCCTCCTCGTCCTGATCGCCGCCAACCTCCTCCTCTGGCTCGCCCTCTACCACGACCCCGCCCTCTCGAAGGTCAGGTTCACCCTCTACTTCCTGATCGGGGCCTACCTCTCTATCCACCACCCGCACCTCCGCTACGACGGCCCGACCGCCTTCTTCCTCGCCCTCGCCCTGGTCGCCGCCGCCGGCACGCCCCTCTGCTCGTTCCTCGCCCTGGTCGCCATACCCTACATCGTCCTCTGGTTCGCCGGCCTCCAGGTGCCGGCCCTCAACCGCTTCGGGACGCACGGGGACTTCAGCTACGGGGTGTACATCTACGCCTACCCGGTCCAGCAGGCGATCGTCCTCTTCCTCGGGCCCTCTCTGCCCCTCTGGCTCTTCTGCCTCCTCTCGATCGGGATCACCTTCCCCTTCGCCTATCTCTCCTGGAACCTCATCGAGAAGCGGGCGCTCGGGCTCAAACAGGTCGATCTCAAATCGGTGCGATCGGCGCTTTTCTCCCCGGACTGA
- a CDS encoding Nramp family divalent metal transporter, whose amino-acid sequence MVSPLSRILAGILPPSLKERLFFLGPGLLLAVTVSGESGIAELLPGGTEYGYELLWVMVAALAFKFAFTKGIARYTVATGQDIFQGLRTVPGPKNWEVIFVMLIYMMEMIAYGGIAVIAGIYLSTLFPAALSADLFAICTLALVFCLLFSGSYALFERLTAAMALALFAGIVYTLVAVPLPFGEVAAGFVPAIHDHLLPETMALMGAVGSGLNLLLYSLWLHKKVGDRHGEAYFKAHMQSINLDLVLAFVLIGLAAFGFFALGSAAAAVPDAVSEDLLESLASVLEGVPFAMVVFLVTGYFTLFGGIAAGIQGRAGAITSILRSTVLTALSEKTVYRGIVLVFAALILVATRIDDPAAVIRAVSSASSIMFGVMGFLLIYVDGRLPAYARGSNLWLVVMAAGSLLFLAVALLREETILEYGIPLMERIAVVTIVIYLVAQSKTMRDVIRWRATLTDRVWLVVIFGMLSVYGTLRGIDAGGYLVNFRDLGPLIAGLLGGPLVGACAGAIGGVYRYGLGGWTALPCSLAPVAAGLIAGYASRRWKGRPTYLRMVALSIVVEVVHIVVLVPLLTQAPPDVLIATIRTTLLPMIVTNSCGLMLFLYVMREQGLAEGDD is encoded by the coding sequence ATGGTCTCCCCCCTCTCCCGGATACTCGCCGGCATCCTTCCCCCTTCCTTAAAGGAACGCCTTTTTTTCCTGGGCCCGGGCCTCCTCCTGGCCGTCACCGTGAGCGGGGAGAGCGGGATCGCCGAACTCCTCCCCGGCGGCACCGAATACGGCTACGAACTCCTCTGGGTCATGGTGGCGGCGCTCGCCTTCAAGTTCGCCTTCACCAAGGGGATCGCCCGCTATACGGTGGCGACCGGCCAGGACATCTTCCAGGGCCTGCGAACGGTGCCCGGCCCGAAGAACTGGGAGGTGATCTTCGTCATGCTCATCTACATGATGGAGATGATCGCCTACGGCGGGATCGCCGTCATCGCCGGGATCTACCTCTCCACCCTCTTCCCGGCGGCCCTCTCCGCGGACCTCTTTGCGATCTGCACCCTCGCCCTGGTCTTTTGCCTCCTCTTCTCGGGCTCGTACGCCCTCTTCGAGCGCCTCACCGCCGCCATGGCCCTCGCCCTCTTCGCCGGGATCGTCTACACCCTCGTCGCCGTCCCGCTCCCGTTCGGGGAGGTGGCGGCCGGGTTCGTCCCGGCGATCCACGACCACCTCCTCCCTGAGACGATGGCCCTGATGGGTGCGGTCGGGTCGGGCCTCAACCTCCTCCTCTACTCGCTCTGGCTCCACAAAAAAGTCGGCGACCGCCACGGCGAGGCGTATTTTAAGGCGCACATGCAGAGCATCAACCTCGACCTCGTCCTCGCCTTCGTGCTGATCGGGCTTGCGGCCTTCGGGTTCTTCGCCCTGGGCAGCGCCGCGGCGGCGGTGCCCGACGCCGTCAGCGAGGATCTCCTGGAAAGCCTCGCCTCGGTCCTCGAAGGCGTGCCCTTCGCGATGGTCGTCTTCCTGGTCACCGGCTACTTCACCCTCTTCGGCGGGATCGCCGCCGGGATCCAGGGCCGGGCCGGGGCGATCACCTCCATCCTCCGCTCCACCGTCCTGACCGCTCTTTCCGAGAAGACGGTCTACCGCGGCATCGTCCTCGTCTTTGCGGCGCTGATCCTCGTCGCCACCCGCATCGACGACCCGGCGGCGGTGATCAGGGCGGTCTCGTCCGCCTCCTCGATCATGTTCGGCGTGATGGGTTTCCTCCTCATCTACGTGGACGGCAGGCTCCCGGCCTATGCCCGCGGCTCGAACCTCTGGCTCGTCGTGATGGCGGCCGGGAGCCTGCTCTTCCTGGCCGTGGCCCTGCTGCGGGAGGAGACGATCCTGGAATACGGCATCCCCCTGATGGAGCGGATCGCCGTGGTGACGATCGTCATCTATCTCGTCGCCCAGTCGAAGACGATGCGGGACGTGATCCGGTGGCGCGCCACCCTCACCGACCGGGTGTGGCTCGTCGTGATCTTCGGCATGCTCTCGGTCTACGGCACCCTGCGGGGGATCGACGCCGGCGGCTACCTCGTCAACTTCCGCGACCTCGGGCCGCTGATCGCCGGTCTCCTGGGCGGCCCCCTGGTCGGGGCGTGCGCCGGGGCGATCGGCGGCGTCTACCGCTACGGCCTGGGCGGGTGGACGGCCCTCCCCTGCTCCCTGGCCCCGGTCGCCGCCGGGCTCATCGCCGGCTACGCCTCGCGGCGGTGGAAGGGGCGGCCGACCTACCTCAGGATGGTCGCCCTCTCGATCGTCGTCGAGGTCGTCCATATCGTGGTCCTCGTCCCGCTGCTGACGCAGGCGCCGCCCGACGTGCTGATCGCCACGATCAGGACGACCCTTCTCCCGATGATCGTGACGAACTCCTGCGGGCTGATGCTCTTCCTGTACGTGATGCGGGAACAGGGGCTCGCCGAAGGGGACGACTGA
- a CDS encoding uracil-xanthine permease family protein — MKKHLERFMDAGDVFAGFKTLFQGVQILFVAFGALVLVPLLTGLDPGVALCTAGIGTLIFQAATGMKVPIFLASSFAFVPAITYGVAAWGVPGTLCGLAASGLLYVALSFVVRVFGSGVVTRLFPPVVVGPVICVIGLSLAPSAVGMALGRSGGLQVVPAETALFIAGVSLLATLLAFLFGRSWIGLVPILVGIAAGYAVSAALGVVDYAGIAGAAWFSVPAFVFPAWNPAAVLFIVPVAIAPAIEHFGDILAIGSVTGKDYLKDPGIHRTMLGDGIATLAASFVGGPPNTTYSEVTGAVTLTRAYSPVIMTVAAVFAIVFAFVGKIGAGLQSIPPPVMGGVMVLLFGLIAGLGIKHLVVHQVDLGVQKNAVILSLVLVTGIGGLCIPIGEFELAGVGLAAIIGVVLNLLIPEPAGPGAR, encoded by the coding sequence GTGAAGAAGCACCTGGAGAGGTTCATGGACGCCGGAGACGTTTTTGCTGGTTTTAAGACTCTATTTCAGGGCGTCCAGATCCTCTTCGTCGCCTTCGGCGCCCTCGTCCTCGTCCCCCTCCTTACGGGGCTTGACCCGGGCGTCGCCCTCTGTACCGCCGGCATCGGGACGCTGATCTTCCAGGCGGCGACCGGGATGAAGGTGCCGATCTTTCTCGCCTCCTCGTTCGCCTTCGTCCCGGCGATCACCTACGGCGTTGCGGCCTGGGGCGTGCCCGGCACCCTCTGCGGCCTCGCCGCCTCGGGTCTGCTCTACGTTGCGCTGAGTTTTGTCGTCAGGGTCTTCGGCAGCGGGGTCGTCACCAGGCTCTTCCCGCCGGTCGTGGTCGGCCCGGTGATCTGCGTCATCGGCCTCTCCCTCGCCCCGAGTGCGGTGGGCATGGCGCTCGGGCGGTCAGGCGGCCTGCAGGTCGTCCCGGCAGAGACGGCCCTGTTCATCGCCGGCGTCTCGCTCCTTGCAACCCTGCTGGCGTTTCTCTTCGGGAGGAGCTGGATCGGGCTCGTCCCGATCCTCGTCGGGATCGCCGCAGGCTACGCGGTATCCGCCGCCCTGGGCGTCGTCGACTACGCGGGCATCGCCGGGGCCGCATGGTTCTCCGTCCCCGCCTTCGTCTTTCCCGCGTGGAACCCCGCGGCGGTCCTCTTCATCGTCCCGGTCGCCATCGCCCCGGCGATCGAGCACTTCGGCGACATCCTTGCCATCGGGTCGGTGACCGGCAAGGACTACTTAAAGGACCCCGGGATCCACCGGACGATGCTCGGGGACGGGATTGCGACCCTCGCCGCCTCGTTTGTCGGCGGACCGCCCAACACCACCTACTCCGAGGTGACCGGGGCGGTGACGCTGACCCGGGCGTACAGCCCGGTGATCATGACCGTCGCCGCCGTCTTCGCGATCGTTTTTGCGTTTGTCGGGAAGATCGGGGCCGGGCTGCAGAGCATTCCCCCGCCGGTGATGGGCGGGGTGATGGTCCTGCTCTTCGGCCTGATCGCAGGCCTGGGCATCAAACACCTGGTCGTGCACCAGGTCGACCTGGGCGTCCAGAAGAACGCCGTGATCCTCTCTCTTGTGCTGGTGACCGGGATAGGGGGCCTTTGCATCCCGATCGGGGAGTTCGAGCTGGCAGGGGTCGGGCTTGCGGCGATCATCGGCGTGGTCCTCAACCTCCTCATCCCCGAACCGGCCGGGCCCGGGGCGCGGTGA
- a CDS encoding 4Fe-4S binding protein, protein MSGDLKAALIERCRAMEIPLVGVADVRRWEEPPFQPWMPEAFFPQAIVPGARSVIVIGLPIHLPVIETTPSIWYHELYRTVNTLLDQYTYRIAEFLNEEGHPSVSVPRDGYGGIDVLLERPIAFFSHRHAALLAGLGTFGVNNMLLTRKYGPRVRFGSVITAAALPPDPLIEEDLCTRCMACVRMCPVHALGGEDYPEGLTDKRACAENSAGLSKRSLSPCGICVKVCPVGEDIDLYGKRDAGALERAAGHVRSYGSR, encoded by the coding sequence ATGAGCGGTGACCTGAAAGCGGCCCTCATCGAGAGGTGCAGGGCGATGGAGATCCCCCTCGTCGGGGTGGCGGACGTGCGGCGGTGGGAGGAACCGCCGTTTCAACCCTGGATGCCCGAAGCGTTCTTCCCGCAGGCGATCGTCCCGGGCGCCCGGTCGGTGATCGTGATCGGGCTGCCCATCCACCTGCCGGTGATCGAGACGACGCCGTCGATCTGGTACCACGAGCTCTACCGGACGGTGAACACCCTCCTCGACCAGTACACCTACCGGATTGCGGAGTTCCTCAACGAAGAGGGCCACCCCTCGGTCTCCGTGCCGCGGGACGGCTACGGCGGGATCGACGTCCTCCTCGAACGCCCGATCGCCTTCTTCTCCCACCGCCACGCCGCCCTCCTCGCCGGGCTCGGGACCTTCGGGGTGAACAACATGCTCCTGACCCGGAAATACGGACCGCGGGTCCGCTTCGGCTCGGTGATCACCGCCGCCGCCCTCCCGCCCGACCCCCTGATCGAGGAGGACCTCTGCACCCGGTGCATGGCCTGCGTCCGGATGTGCCCGGTCCATGCCCTGGGCGGGGAGGACTATCCCGAAGGGCTGACCGACAAGCGCGCCTGCGCCGAGAACAGCGCCGGCCTGAGCAAACGCTCCCTCTCGCCGTGCGGGATCTGCGTGAAGGTCTGCCCGGTCGGGGAGGATATCGACCTCTACGGGAAACGGGACGCCGGGGCCCTGGAGCGGGCGGCCGGGCACGTCCGCTCGTACGGCTCGCGCTGA